A section of the Amycolatopsis sp. AA4 genome encodes:
- a CDS encoding amidohydrolase: protein MGEPAVSARPAPDLVVLGGTVLTLDRGGTRASALAARDGRIAEVGDDRSIAALAGPGTTVLDLAGRTVVPGFVESHNHPSFFGMALAAPVDAGSPPNDRISDIAGRVRQAARDFGPGEWIKGFRYDDTLLADNRHPTRHDLDPASPRNPVLLTHVTGHFSVANSAALRAVGITAATPDPPGGAIARDERGEPTGLLIETAAFLVNSAMPAQGPDELAAALQLADAEYLRNGVTSVHDTGIGLIGGEQELAAYRMLTRAGKLRTRIHGYLFHTLLPGLAEGAPEPPDPSNPDGFTMNGIKIVADGSIQGRTGCLAEGYTCDPGEHGMMLLEPDDLSRRIAALDAAGWQVAVHGNGDAAIDAIIDGYARLGAPEGTGRRHRIEHCQTAREDQLDRMAENGIAASFFIKHVYYWGDRHRDVFLGPERARRISPLASARSRGIHFGLHSDTPVTPVPPLEGIWCAVARQTSSGQLLGPEQAIDVEAALRGYTIDAAYLAGEEEIKGSLEIGKLADLIVLSEDPTTVDPSRIRDLTVDATVIGGQLVWQRDPAATGGVR from the coding sequence GTGGGCGAACCCGCTGTATCCGCTCGTCCGGCCCCCGACCTGGTGGTGCTCGGGGGCACGGTGCTGACCCTGGACCGAGGCGGGACGCGGGCGTCCGCGCTCGCCGCGCGCGACGGCCGGATCGCCGAAGTCGGCGACGACCGCTCGATCGCCGCCCTCGCCGGTCCCGGGACGACGGTGCTCGACCTGGCCGGACGCACCGTCGTCCCGGGCTTCGTGGAGTCGCACAACCATCCGTCGTTCTTCGGGATGGCGCTGGCCGCCCCGGTCGACGCCGGAAGCCCGCCCAACGACCGGATCAGCGACATCGCCGGCCGCGTCCGGCAGGCGGCCCGCGACTTCGGCCCCGGCGAATGGATCAAGGGTTTCCGTTACGACGACACGCTTCTCGCCGACAACCGGCATCCGACGCGGCACGACCTCGACCCGGCGTCGCCGCGCAACCCGGTCCTGCTCACGCACGTGACCGGCCACTTCTCCGTGGCGAATTCCGCCGCGCTGCGAGCCGTCGGCATCACCGCGGCCACCCCGGACCCGCCCGGCGGAGCCATCGCGCGCGACGAACGCGGCGAACCGACCGGCCTCCTCATCGAGACCGCGGCGTTCCTGGTCAACTCCGCGATGCCCGCGCAAGGCCCCGACGAATTGGCCGCGGCGCTCCAGCTCGCCGACGCCGAGTACCTGCGCAACGGCGTCACTTCGGTGCACGACACGGGAATCGGCCTGATCGGCGGCGAACAGGAACTGGCCGCGTACCGCATGCTGACCCGAGCCGGAAAGCTGCGCACCCGCATCCACGGCTACCTCTTCCACACCCTCCTTCCCGGCCTCGCCGAAGGCGCCCCCGAACCGCCCGATCCGTCCAATCCGGACGGATTCACCATGAACGGAATCAAAATCGTCGCGGACGGCTCGATCCAGGGCCGCACCGGCTGCCTGGCCGAGGGCTACACCTGCGATCCCGGCGAACACGGCATGATGCTGCTCGAACCGGACGACCTGTCCCGCCGCATCGCCGCGCTCGACGCCGCGGGCTGGCAGGTCGCCGTGCACGGCAACGGCGACGCGGCGATCGACGCCATCATCGACGGCTACGCCCGCCTCGGCGCCCCCGAGGGCACCGGCCGCCGCCACCGCATCGAACACTGCCAGACCGCGCGCGAGGACCAGCTCGACCGGATGGCCGAAAACGGCATCGCCGCGTCGTTCTTCATCAAGCACGTCTACTACTGGGGCGACCGGCACCGAGACGTCTTCCTCGGCCCGGAACGCGCCCGCCGGATCAGCCCGCTCGCGTCCGCCCGCTCCCGCGGAATCCACTTCGGACTCCACTCGGACACCCCGGTCACGCCGGTGCCGCCGCTGGAAGGCATCTGGTGCGCCGTCGCCCGGCAGACCAGCAGCGGGCAGCTCCTCGGGCCGGAACAGGCGATCGACGTGGAAGCCGCTTTGCGCGGCTACACCATCGACGCGGCCTACCTCGCCGGCGAGGAAGAAATCAAGGGCAGCCTCGAAATCGGCAAGCTCGCGGACCTGATCGTGCTGTCCGAGGATCCGACCACAGTGGACCCGAGCCGGATCCGCGACCTGACCGTCGACGCCACGGTGATCGGCGGACAGCTGGTCTGGCAACGCGATCCGGCCGCGACGGGAGGCGTCCGATGA
- the xsc gene encoding sulfoacetaldehyde acetyltransferase has protein sequence MAERKTGDGRTVVSGTAKMTPSEAFVETLVANGVTDIFGIMGSAFMDAMDIFAPAGIRLVPVVHEQGAAHMADGYARVSGRHGVVIGQNGPGISNCVTAIAAAFWAHSPVVMITPEAGTMGTGLGGFQEANQLPMFQEFTKYQAHVNNPKRMAEYTARAFDRALSEIGPTQLNIPRDFFYGEIETEIPEPQRLDRGPGGDKSLAQAAELLATAEFPVIISGGGVVMSDGVEECKALAERLGAPVVNSYQHNDSFPASHPQWCGPLGYQGSKAAMKLISQADVVIALGTRLGPFGTLPQHGMDYWPKNAKIIQIDADHKMLGLVKKITVGICGDAKAAAAALTERLADRTLACDATRGERADRTKAEKDAWEAELTEWTHEKDPYSLDMIAEQEQEEGNWLHPRQVLRELEKAMPPRVMVSTDIGNINSVAHSYLRFEEPRSFFAPMSFGNCGYALPTIIGAKAAAMDRPAIAYAGDGAWGMSMGEVMTAVRHDIPVTAVVFHNRQWGAEKKNQVDFYDRRFVAGELESESFAGIAQAMGADGIVVDKLEDVGPALKKAVDAQMNEGRTTVIEIMCTRELGDPFRRDALSKPVRFLEKYQDYV, from the coding sequence ATGGCGGAGAGGAAGACGGGCGACGGCCGCACCGTCGTCAGCGGAACGGCGAAGATGACCCCGTCCGAGGCCTTCGTCGAGACGCTGGTGGCCAACGGCGTCACCGACATCTTCGGCATCATGGGCTCGGCGTTCATGGACGCGATGGACATCTTCGCGCCGGCCGGCATCCGGCTCGTCCCGGTCGTGCACGAGCAGGGCGCCGCGCACATGGCCGACGGCTACGCCCGGGTCAGCGGCCGCCACGGCGTGGTCATCGGGCAGAACGGGCCCGGCATCAGCAACTGCGTCACCGCGATCGCCGCGGCGTTCTGGGCGCACAGCCCGGTCGTGATGATCACGCCCGAGGCGGGCACGATGGGCACCGGGCTGGGCGGCTTCCAGGAGGCCAACCAGCTGCCGATGTTCCAGGAGTTCACCAAGTACCAGGCGCACGTCAACAACCCGAAGCGGATGGCCGAGTACACCGCGCGGGCCTTCGACCGGGCGCTGTCGGAAATCGGCCCGACGCAGCTCAACATCCCGCGCGACTTCTTCTACGGCGAGATCGAGACCGAGATCCCCGAACCGCAGCGGCTCGACCGCGGCCCCGGCGGCGACAAGAGCCTCGCCCAGGCCGCCGAACTGCTGGCCACCGCCGAGTTCCCGGTCATCATCTCCGGCGGCGGCGTCGTGATGTCCGACGGCGTCGAGGAATGCAAGGCGCTCGCCGAGCGGCTGGGCGCGCCGGTGGTGAACAGCTACCAGCACAACGACAGCTTCCCGGCCAGCCACCCGCAGTGGTGCGGCCCGCTCGGCTACCAGGGCTCCAAGGCCGCGATGAAGCTCATCTCGCAGGCGGACGTGGTGATCGCGCTCGGCACCCGCCTCGGCCCGTTCGGCACCCTGCCGCAGCACGGCATGGACTACTGGCCCAAGAACGCGAAGATCATCCAGATCGACGCCGACCACAAGATGCTCGGCCTGGTCAAGAAGATCACCGTCGGCATCTGCGGGGACGCGAAGGCCGCCGCGGCCGCGCTGACCGAGCGCCTCGCCGACCGCACCCTCGCCTGCGACGCCACCCGCGGCGAGCGCGCCGACCGCACCAAGGCGGAGAAGGACGCGTGGGAAGCGGAACTCACCGAGTGGACCCACGAGAAGGACCCCTACTCCCTCGACATGATCGCCGAGCAGGAGCAGGAGGAGGGCAACTGGCTGCACCCGCGCCAGGTCCTGCGCGAACTGGAGAAGGCGATGCCGCCGCGGGTGATGGTCTCCACCGACATCGGCAACATCAACTCCGTGGCGCACAGCTACCTCCGTTTCGAGGAGCCGCGGTCGTTCTTCGCACCGATGTCCTTCGGCAACTGCGGGTACGCGCTGCCGACCATCATCGGCGCCAAGGCCGCCGCGATGGACCGCCCGGCGATCGCGTACGCCGGCGACGGCGCGTGGGGCATGAGCATGGGCGAGGTCATGACCGCGGTGCGGCACGACATCCCGGTCACCGCCGTCGTGTTCCACAACCGCCAGTGGGGCGCGGAAAAGAAGAACCAGGTCGACTTCTACGACCGCCGGTTCGTCGCGGGCGAGCTGGAAAGCGAGAGCTTCGCCGGGATCGCGCAGGCGATGGGCGCGGACGGCATCGTGGTCGACAAGCTCGAGGACGTCGGCCCGGCGCTGAAGAAGGCCGTGGACGCGCAGATGAACGAGGGCCGCACGACGGTCATCGAGATCATGTGCACCCGCGAGCTGGGCGACCCGTTCCGCCGCGACGCGCTGTCGAAGCCGGTGCGGTTCCTGGAGAAGTACCAGGACTACGTGTAA
- a CDS encoding sodium:solute symporter, whose product MLILIVAVVMGLSILLALWAGRSSRGGGISEFLVGGRSFPPWLLYFLAVGEVYSIGTMIGFPSGIYAHGASYGIWFLGYILLAYSLGYFLAPLVWRAARKHDAMTVPDVFGRHYGSRTLELITCVTMLIALVPWGQYQFIGLQVVLSNLGLKLTPVQCVLLAGVIAFAYIAVSGIRSPAFVSILKDAFMLLGVVLVGLAAVLVAGGTSGVTGPEALARAQTTMGGQDLWFAMTTILFQSVVFYLGFGGAYVFPARSERAVKSSTVWMPLYMLIYPFLVFAAYYGLKQHPGLKNPNTVFMVTAKGLLPEPVLGLVAAGAALSGVLVLSATALAIGGMVSRNLAPNVRPAAQRRWTVVAVAVFLVLAAVLTLTASTLMLTVLNLTYNLLAQVVPGWLAILFARRVRTAAIATGMVVGVVTAVVLYVTGVKLGGLNPGLVSMGVNLVIVFGWSLLAPGTKRSPIALERNEPAGAAPVAQPAG is encoded by the coding sequence ATGCTGATTCTCATCGTCGCGGTCGTGATGGGACTGTCGATCCTGCTGGCCCTGTGGGCCGGCCGCTCGTCGCGCGGCGGCGGGATTTCCGAATTCCTGGTCGGCGGCCGCTCGTTCCCGCCGTGGCTGCTGTACTTCCTGGCCGTCGGCGAGGTGTACAGCATCGGCACCATGATCGGCTTCCCGAGCGGCATCTACGCGCACGGCGCGAGCTACGGGATCTGGTTCCTCGGCTACATCCTGCTCGCCTATTCGCTGGGCTACTTCCTCGCCCCGCTGGTCTGGCGCGCCGCGCGCAAACACGACGCGATGACCGTCCCGGACGTCTTCGGCCGCCACTACGGCAGCCGGACGCTGGAACTGATCACCTGCGTCACGATGCTGATCGCGCTCGTGCCGTGGGGCCAGTACCAGTTCATCGGCCTGCAAGTCGTGCTGAGCAACCTCGGGCTGAAACTCACGCCGGTGCAATGCGTCCTGCTGGCCGGGGTCATCGCGTTCGCCTACATCGCCGTGTCCGGCATCCGCTCCCCCGCGTTCGTGTCGATCCTCAAGGACGCGTTCATGCTGCTCGGCGTGGTGCTCGTCGGGCTCGCCGCGGTGCTGGTCGCCGGCGGCACGTCCGGCGTGACCGGCCCGGAGGCGCTGGCCAGGGCGCAGACCACGATGGGCGGGCAGGACCTGTGGTTCGCGATGACCACGATCCTGTTCCAGAGCGTGGTCTTCTACCTCGGCTTCGGCGGCGCGTACGTGTTCCCGGCGCGTTCGGAGCGCGCGGTGAAGAGTTCGACGGTGTGGATGCCGCTGTACATGCTGATCTACCCGTTCCTCGTCTTCGCCGCCTACTACGGGCTCAAGCAGCACCCCGGCCTGAAGAACCCGAACACGGTCTTCATGGTGACCGCGAAAGGCCTTCTCCCGGAACCGGTTCTCGGTCTCGTAGCCGCCGGCGCCGCGCTGTCCGGCGTGCTGGTGCTGTCCGCGACCGCGCTGGCGATCGGCGGCATGGTCAGCCGCAACCTGGCCCCGAACGTCCGGCCCGCGGCCCAACGGCGCTGGACGGTCGTGGCGGTGGCGGTGTTCCTGGTGCTCGCCGCTGTGCTCACGCTGACCGCCTCGACGCTCATGCTCACCGTGCTGAACCTGACCTACAACCTGCTGGCCCAGGTCGTGCCGGGCTGGCTGGCGATCCTGTTCGCCCGGCGGGTCCGCACGGCCGCGATCGCGACCGGAATGGTGGTCGGCGTGGTGACCGCGGTCGTCCTGTACGTCACCGGCGTGAAGCTCGGCGGGCTCAACCCCGGGCTGGTTTCGATGGGCGTCAACCTGGTGATCGTGTTCGGCTGGAGCCTGCTCGCTCCGGGCACGAAGCGGTCTCCGATTGCCTTGGAGCGCAACGAACCGGCCGGGGCCGCGCCGGTCGCGCAACCCGCGGGCTAG
- a CDS encoding cobalt chelatase, translating into MSTPETRRRQQVEELSAAAIRAVSGSPDAHFRGGRLHRGTRPVPMPAPHLRAEDEDVPSFRGAADGMALHLSRSDRELHKRLRPDGGVERLLFELLEQFRVESLVPAGLPGVTANLRRRHERWSLSAHHNGLTETARGLLIYTVAQVARARITGEPVVEETEDLIEATRAAIAPMLGAQLAGLRRNRADQAAFAEHARALAEAVAGLLEPEKPEDDEDQEDPAAYALLLDFDDETGSEEGGAAGIGDHKGPVAAGQYRVFTTAYDREDRAGPLVRPELLRELRERLDARVAKQGVNVARLARELTAVLAEPERSGWDGAQEEGQIDGRALARLIATPADHRVFRVERTEPVADVLVTFLIDCSGSMKAHRETVAVLVDLFARALDLAGASCEILGFTTGAWHGGRARRDWMRAGRPKHPGRLNERRHLVFKDAATPWRRARRDVAALLKADLFREGIDGEALAWAAERARACDVRRRLVFVLSDGSPMDGATVLANEERYLDRHLVQVADGPERSDTEVYGIGVGLDLSAYYRRSLALDAAEGTGFRAFREILGLIARR; encoded by the coding sequence GTGAGCACGCCCGAGACCCGGCGGCGCCAGCAGGTCGAGGAACTGTCCGCGGCGGCGATCCGGGCGGTCAGCGGTTCGCCGGACGCGCATTTCCGGGGCGGGCGCCTGCATCGCGGCACCCGTCCGGTGCCGATGCCCGCTCCGCATCTGCGCGCCGAAGACGAGGACGTGCCGTCGTTCCGCGGCGCGGCGGACGGCATGGCGCTGCACCTGAGCCGGTCCGATCGCGAGCTGCACAAGCGGTTGCGGCCGGACGGCGGTGTTGAGCGGCTGTTGTTCGAGCTGCTGGAGCAGTTCCGGGTGGAGTCGCTGGTACCGGCTGGTTTGCCTGGCGTGACGGCGAATCTGCGGCGCCGGCACGAACGCTGGTCGCTGTCTGCGCACCACAATGGACTGACCGAGACCGCGCGCGGTTTGCTGATCTACACCGTCGCGCAGGTCGCGCGGGCGCGGATCACCGGCGAGCCGGTCGTGGAGGAGACCGAGGACCTGATCGAGGCGACCCGGGCGGCGATCGCGCCGATGCTGGGCGCGCAGCTGGCCGGGCTTCGGCGGAACCGGGCTGATCAGGCGGCGTTCGCCGAGCACGCGCGGGCGCTGGCCGAGGCGGTCGCCGGGTTGCTGGAGCCGGAGAAGCCCGAAGACGACGAGGACCAGGAAGACCCCGCGGCGTACGCGCTGCTGCTGGATTTCGACGACGAAACCGGCAGCGAGGAAGGCGGTGCCGCGGGTATCGGCGACCACAAAGGACCGGTGGCGGCCGGGCAGTATCGGGTTTTCACCACCGCCTACGACCGCGAGGACCGGGCGGGACCGTTGGTGCGGCCGGAATTGCTGCGCGAGTTGCGGGAACGGCTTGACGCCCGGGTCGCGAAGCAGGGCGTCAACGTGGCTCGGCTCGCCCGGGAACTCACGGCGGTGCTCGCGGAGCCGGAACGGTCTGGCTGGGACGGTGCGCAGGAGGAAGGCCAGATCGACGGCCGGGCGCTCGCGCGGCTGATCGCGACGCCCGCGGACCATCGGGTGTTCCGGGTCGAGCGCACCGAACCGGTCGCCGACGTGCTGGTCACGTTCCTGATCGACTGTTCGGGTTCGATGAAGGCGCACCGGGAAACCGTTGCGGTGCTGGTGGATCTGTTCGCTCGCGCGCTCGATCTCGCCGGTGCCAGTTGCGAAATTCTCGGCTTTACCACTGGTGCGTGGCACGGCGGCCGGGCGCGGCGAGACTGGATGCGCGCCGGGCGGCCGAAGCACCCGGGGCGGCTCAACGAGCGTCGGCACCTGGTGTTCAAGGACGCGGCGACACCGTGGCGGCGCGCGCGGCGGGACGTCGCGGCGTTGCTCAAGGCTGATCTGTTCCGCGAAGGCATCGACGGTGAAGCGTTGGCATGGGCGGCGGAGCGGGCGCGCGCGTGCGACGTGCGGCGGCGGCTGGTTTTCGTGTTGTCGGACGGAAGTCCGATGGACGGGGCGACCGTGCTGGCCAACGAGGAGCGTTACCTCGATCGCCATCTGGTGCAGGTGGCGGACGGGCCGGAGCGGAGCGACACGGAGGTGTACGGCATCGGGGTCGGACTTGATCTCAGTGCGTATTACCGGCGCAGTCTGGCCTTGGATGCCGCGGAAGGCACGGGGTTCCGTGCCTTCCGCGAGATCCTCGGCCTGATCGCCCGCCGCTAG
- a CDS encoding aspartate aminotransferase family protein, whose protein sequence is MNVTELRATARRHLGPHFTRKDTWQSDFPVFVRGEGSYLIDTEGRRHLDGLAGLFCVNMGHGRADIAKAAAEQVGTLAYASNWGSAHPPSIEAARIIADLAPGDLGTTFFVNSGSEAVETALKFVRQYHRSQGAPERTKIISREMAYHGTTMGALSVTGLPKIKEPFGPLLPGIRHVPNTLGFTGDCGPADQLDCVRAIEAVILEEGPETVAAVFAEPVQNGRGALVPPEGYWAALRALCDKYGILLVSDEVICSFGRLGHFFGHGLTGVVPDLITFAKGSTSGYAPLGGVIVREQLVTELYDSPKGGVFTHGATWGGHPVSTAIAVANISAMRDEKVPEHVLEEGPKLHAALESLKDAHRCVKDVRGTGFFYAIELMADRDGGRELTDQESLTVLREVLPESFRRTGVILRGDDRGATMLMISPPLVADTDVLDELLHGVDGMLTDVEKAIQP, encoded by the coding sequence GTGAACGTCACGGAGCTGCGGGCCACTGCCCGCCGACACCTCGGGCCGCACTTCACGCGCAAGGACACCTGGCAAAGCGACTTCCCGGTGTTCGTCCGCGGCGAGGGCAGCTACCTCATCGACACCGAGGGCCGCCGCCACCTCGACGGTCTCGCCGGGCTGTTCTGCGTAAACATGGGCCACGGCCGCGCGGACATCGCCAAGGCCGCGGCCGAGCAGGTCGGCACCCTCGCCTACGCCAGCAACTGGGGCTCGGCGCACCCGCCGTCGATCGAGGCCGCCCGGATCATCGCCGACCTCGCCCCCGGCGACCTCGGCACCACGTTCTTCGTGAACTCCGGTTCGGAGGCGGTCGAGACCGCGCTGAAGTTCGTCCGGCAGTACCACCGCAGCCAGGGCGCGCCGGAGCGGACGAAGATCATCAGCCGCGAAATGGCCTACCACGGCACGACGATGGGCGCGCTGTCGGTGACCGGCCTGCCGAAGATCAAGGAGCCGTTCGGCCCGCTGCTGCCGGGCATCCGGCACGTCCCGAACACCCTCGGCTTCACCGGCGACTGCGGTCCGGCCGACCAGCTGGACTGCGTCCGCGCGATCGAGGCGGTCATCCTCGAGGAAGGCCCGGAGACGGTCGCCGCGGTCTTCGCCGAGCCGGTCCAGAACGGCCGGGGCGCGCTGGTCCCGCCGGAGGGCTACTGGGCGGCGCTGCGGGCGCTGTGCGACAAGTACGGCATCCTGCTCGTTTCGGACGAGGTCATCTGCTCGTTCGGCCGCCTCGGCCACTTCTTCGGACACGGCCTCACCGGCGTGGTACCGGACCTGATCACCTTCGCCAAGGGCTCCACCTCGGGCTACGCCCCGCTCGGCGGCGTGATCGTGCGCGAGCAGCTGGTCACCGAGCTGTACGACTCCCCGAAGGGCGGCGTCTTCACCCACGGCGCGACCTGGGGCGGCCACCCGGTCTCGACGGCCATCGCGGTCGCCAACATCAGCGCGATGCGCGACGAGAAGGTGCCCGAGCACGTGTTGGAAGAGGGCCCGAAGCTCCACGCGGCTCTCGAGTCGCTGAAGGACGCGCACCGCTGCGTCAAGGACGTCCGCGGCACCGGCTTCTTCTACGCGATCGAACTGATGGCCGACCGCGACGGCGGCCGCGAGCTGACCGACCAGGAGTCCCTGACCGTCCTGCGGGAGGTCCTGCCGGAATCGTTCCGCCGCACCGGGGTCATCCTCCGCGGCGACGACCGCGGCGCGACCATGTTGATGATCTCGCCCCCGCTGGTCGCCGACACGGACGTGCTGGACGAGCTGCTGCACGGCGTCGACGGCATGCTCACCGACGTGGAGAAGGCGATCCAGCCCTGA
- a CDS encoding DUF3311 domain-containing protein, protein MIRSWPSLCIGLGIPAVAILGGIPLVAGSPATVAGFPLVFFWMFLCFPLTTLCLWISWRFFDRRHYPADTPAETVVKEDQEC, encoded by the coding sequence ATGATCCGGAGCTGGCCGAGCCTGTGCATCGGCCTCGGCATCCCCGCGGTCGCGATCCTCGGCGGGATCCCGCTGGTGGCGGGCTCGCCCGCGACGGTGGCCGGGTTCCCGCTGGTGTTCTTCTGGATGTTCCTCTGCTTCCCGCTGACCACCCTGTGCCTGTGGATCAGCTGGCGGTTCTTCGACCGCCGGCACTACCCGGCCGACACGCCCGCCGAGACCGTCGTCAAGGAGGACCAGGAATGCTGA
- a CDS encoding AAA family ATPase, whose amino-acid sequence MNPLSGNRPAGPDARIAVRDAFGLDSAMTVPCFSEPDEHVPEIDPAYRFNPDVTLALLAGFAHNRRVLVQGLHGTGKSTHVEQVAARLNWPCLRVNLDGHLSRLDLVGKDAVVLREGKQVTEFREGILPWSLRRPTALILDEYDAGRPDVMFVIQRLLERDGKFTLIDSNTVLRPHPGFRLFATANTVGLGNLNGLYHGVQRLNHAQIDRWNIVAALDYLAPEEEAAIVRARVPRLSGQFAEAMVAVAGLTREGFRAGDLSALMSPRTVITWAENCEIFGDPALAFRLTFLNKCDEAERPVVAEYFQRCFDLELAAA is encoded by the coding sequence ATGAACCCGTTGTCCGGCAACCGTCCCGCCGGCCCCGATGCCCGGATCGCCGTGCGCGACGCGTTCGGTCTCGACTCGGCCATGACCGTCCCGTGCTTCTCCGAACCCGACGAGCACGTGCCCGAGATCGATCCGGCCTACCGGTTCAACCCGGACGTGACGCTCGCGTTGCTGGCCGGGTTCGCGCACAACCGGCGCGTGCTCGTGCAGGGCTTGCACGGCACCGGCAAGTCCACGCACGTCGAACAGGTCGCGGCGCGGCTGAACTGGCCGTGCCTGCGCGTGAATCTCGACGGGCATCTCAGCAGGCTCGACCTCGTCGGCAAGGACGCGGTGGTGCTGCGCGAGGGCAAGCAGGTCACCGAATTCCGCGAGGGCATCCTGCCGTGGTCGCTGCGGCGGCCGACCGCGCTGATCCTCGACGAGTACGACGCGGGACGGCCGGACGTCATGTTCGTCATCCAGCGGCTGCTCGAGCGGGACGGCAAGTTCACGCTGATCGACAGCAACACCGTGCTGCGCCCGCATCCGGGGTTCCGGCTGTTCGCCACCGCCAACACTGTCGGGCTGGGTAATCTGAACGGGCTTTACCACGGCGTCCAGCGGCTGAACCACGCACAGATCGACCGGTGGAACATCGTCGCGGCGCTCGATTACCTGGCGCCGGAAGAGGAAGCCGCGATCGTGCGGGCGCGCGTGCCGCGGCTGTCCGGGCAGTTCGCCGAGGCGATGGTGGCGGTGGCCGGGCTGACCCGCGAGGGGTTCCGCGCCGGTGACCTGTCCGCGTTGATGTCGCCGCGCACGGTCATCACGTGGGCGGAGAACTGCGAGATCTTCGGCGACCCGGCGCTCGCGTTCCGGCTGACGTTCCTCAACAAATGCGACGAGGCCGAACGGCCGGTCGTCGCGGAGTACTTCCAGCGCTGCTTCGACCTGGAGCTGGCCGCGGCGTGA
- a CDS encoding IclR family transcriptional regulator, with protein MSELRKTSAVELVREPDGAGLDGDTPTMRLFSLLELIAAKDQLVTLQSLVEETGLPKPTLHRMLQQLEGAGLLVRQADGRHYGTGDRLRRLAENLLLNATHHGARRAVLNHLVDELGESCNITALSGSEIVYLDRVETPEPLRFYLRPGSRVPIHCSASGKIILSQMSPAQRRKLLAHAPLKQYTPKTVTDLDALEEEFARIRRDGFALDDEEFLPGLVCVAVLVPSRTGRSNLAVAVQAPVMRLTADKALQALPALQRAAEAIKEVEAEGAADDADSIPS; from the coding sequence GTGAGTGAGTTGCGGAAGACCAGCGCCGTGGAACTCGTGCGCGAGCCGGACGGCGCGGGACTCGACGGAGACACCCCGACCATGCGGCTGTTCTCGCTGCTCGAGCTGATCGCGGCGAAGGACCAGCTGGTGACGCTGCAGAGCCTGGTCGAGGAGACCGGCCTGCCGAAGCCGACGCTGCACCGGATGCTGCAGCAGCTGGAAGGCGCGGGCCTGCTCGTGCGCCAGGCCGACGGGCGGCATTACGGCACCGGCGACCGGCTGCGCCGCCTCGCGGAGAACCTGCTGCTCAACGCCACCCACCACGGCGCGCGGCGCGCGGTGCTCAACCACCTGGTCGACGAGCTGGGGGAGAGCTGCAACATCACCGCGCTGTCCGGCAGCGAGATCGTCTACCTCGACCGCGTCGAAACGCCCGAGCCGCTGCGGTTCTACCTGCGGCCCGGTTCGCGCGTGCCGATCCACTGCTCGGCCAGCGGCAAGATCATCCTCTCCCAGATGAGCCCGGCGCAGCGGCGCAAGCTGCTCGCGCACGCTCCGCTCAAGCAGTACACCCCCAAGACCGTCACCGATCTCGACGCGCTGGAGGAGGAGTTCGCCCGCATCCGGCGCGACGGATTCGCCCTCGACGACGAGGAATTCCTGCCCGGGCTCGTGTGCGTGGCGGTGCTGGTGCCCAGCCGCACCGGGCGCTCCAACCTGGCGGTGGCGGTCCAGGCCCCGGTCATGCGGCTCACCGCCGACAAGGCTTTGCAGGCGCTTCCCGCGTTGCAGCGGGCCGCCGAAGCGATCAAGGAGGTCGAGGCCGAGGGGGCGGCCGACGACGCCGACAGCATCCCGTCCTGA